In Prevotella sp. oral taxon 475, one DNA window encodes the following:
- a CDS encoding cation:proton antiporter: MLPNFPITDPTLIFFLVMTMILLAPIVMGKLRIPHIIGMVLAGVAVGPYGLNILNRDDSFELFGRVGLYYIMFLAALEMDSSSLKRNKYRFLVFGLTTFALPFLLIYILGVWVLSLSPAAALMLGSLMASSTLIAYPIVGRYGLQRNPSVALSVGSAMISLFLALVMLAMIVAAHHEGGGLIFWFWFILKVMIFCGGLMFFLPRITRWFLRRYSDAVMQFIFIMAVLFLSASLSAGIGLEGIFGAFLSGLVLNRYIPRLSPLMNRIEFIGNAIFIPYFLIGVGMLINLRLLFQGTDILWTVLAITLVGTAGKAIAAYSVSAGFKMPSPSGSMMFGLTSAHAAGAIAIVMVGMQLEVAPGRFLMTDNLLNAVVIMILATCIISSVVTEHAAKTFILQQKNLSVAPQHEHDDESILLPVKYPEYANRLVSLALMMRNPKLNRGLIALNLVYDDENMRANQERGQQLLDQVSKYAASADVKMQTQVRIAANIANGIKHAFNEFHASEIIIGLHSHREVSPKFWGQFHQSLFNGLNRQILMVRLNQPLSTIRRIQVAVPSRAQYEPGFYRWLERLARVVHNLECRILFHGRQDTLTLINEYIRNRHATLRAEYIAMTHWNELPTLAATIAPDHLFVVVTARKGTVSYKTALDHLPEELTRHFSGANLMIVFPDQYGGNSEEFTFSQSQHQEETSAYETVGHWMRKLRPNLPSHTLNNPE; encoded by the coding sequence ATGCTACCCAACTTTCCCATCACCGATCCCACCCTCATCTTTTTCCTCGTCATGACGATGATCCTTTTGGCACCCATTGTGATGGGCAAACTCCGCATTCCGCACATCATCGGGATGGTCTTGGCGGGTGTTGCCGTGGGGCCGTACGGGTTGAATATCCTCAACAGGGACGACTCCTTCGAACTCTTCGGGCGCGTAGGTCTCTACTACATCATGTTCCTCGCCGCACTCGAGATGGATAGCAGTAGTCTCAAGCGCAACAAATATCGTTTTTTGGTATTCGGCCTGACCACCTTTGCCCTTCCTTTTCTCCTTATTTATATATTAGGTGTATGGGTGCTGTCTCTCTCTCCGGCGGCGGCATTGATGCTGGGCAGCTTGATGGCCTCAAGCACATTGATCGCTTATCCCATCGTGGGGCGGTATGGACTGCAACGAAATCCCAGCGTAGCCCTGAGCGTGGGTTCGGCGATGATTTCTCTCTTTTTGGCATTGGTGATGCTGGCCATGATTGTGGCTGCGCATCACGAAGGGGGCGGGCTGATCTTTTGGTTTTGGTTTATCCTGAAAGTAATGATCTTCTGCGGCGGACTGATGTTCTTCCTACCGCGAATCACACGTTGGTTCCTCCGTCGGTATAGCGATGCCGTGATGCAATTCATCTTCATCATGGCAGTGCTCTTCCTAAGTGCCTCCCTTTCGGCCGGCATCGGTCTCGAAGGAATCTTTGGAGCCTTTCTCTCCGGGCTCGTCCTCAACCGCTACATTCCCCGACTCTCGCCCTTGATGAACCGCATCGAGTTCATCGGCAACGCCATCTTCATCCCTTACTTCCTCATCGGCGTGGGCATGCTCATCAATCTCCGCTTGCTCTTCCAAGGCACGGACATCCTTTGGACCGTGCTCGCCATTACTCTCGTGGGCACTGCGGGCAAGGCCATCGCTGCCTATAGTGTGAGTGCAGGCTTCAAAATGCCATCCCCCTCGGGCAGCATGATGTTCGGCCTTACCTCGGCGCATGCTGCCGGAGCCATTGCCATCGTGATGGTGGGGATGCAGCTCGAAGTGGCACCAGGACGGTTTCTCATGACCGACAACCTACTCAACGCCGTCGTCATCATGATTCTTGCCACATGCATCATCTCCTCTGTCGTCACCGAGCATGCTGCAAAGACTTTTATTCTGCAACAGAAAAATCTCTCCGTCGCTCCCCAACATGAGCACGACGATGAGAGCATTCTCTTGCCCGTTAAATACCCCGAGTATGCCAACCGCCTCGTCTCTCTGGCCCTAATGATGCGCAACCCTAAGCTCAACCGCGGGCTCATCGCCCTTAACCTTGTCTACGACGATGAAAACATGCGCGCCAACCAAGAACGCGGCCAGCAACTCCTCGACCAAGTGTCGAAATATGCAGCCTCGGCCGACGTGAAGATGCAAACCCAGGTGCGCATCGCGGCTAATATCGCCAATGGGATCAAACATGCCTTCAACGAGTTCCACGCCTCCGAAATCATCATCGGGCTACACAGCCACCGGGAGGTGTCGCCCAAATTCTGGGGACAGTTTCATCAAAGCCTGTTCAACGGACTGAACCGGCAGATTCTCATGGTTCGGCTCAACCAACCCCTCAGCACGATCCGTCGTATACAAGTGGCCGTACCCTCGCGTGCGCAATACGAACCCGGCTTTTATCGTTGGTTGGAACGCCTGGCCCGAGTGGTGCACAACCTCGAGTGTCGCATCCTCTTCCACGGACGGCAAGACACGCTCACGCTCATCAACGAGTATATTCGCAATCGACATGCCACGCTCCGCGCCGAGTATATCGCCATGACGCATTGGAACGAACTGCCCACGCTGGCCGCAACCATTGCCCCCGACCATCTCTTCGTTGTCGTCACCGCCCGCAAGGGAACAGTGAGTTACAAAACGGCTCTCGATCATCTACCCGAAGAACTCACCCGACACTTCTCGGGGGCCAACCTCATGATTGTCTTTCCCGACCAATATGGCGGTAACAGCGAAGAGTTCACCTTCTCGCAGTCGCAACACCAGGAGGAGACCAGTGCCTATGAAACTGTGGGCCACTGGATGCGAAAGCTCCGTCCCAATCTTCCTTCTCACACGCTCAACAACCCAGAATGA
- a CDS encoding aspartate-semialdehyde dehydrogenase has translation MKVAIVGASGAVGQEFLRILEERAFPIDELLLFGSERSAGKKYAFKGKEHEVRLLQHNDDFRGVDFAFVSAGGSTSKAFAETITKHGAVMIDNSSAFRMDEDVPLVVPECNAEDALVRPKGIIANPNCTTIMMVVVLQPLERLSHIRRIRVASYQSASGAGAAAMAELEEQYRQLVAGEKPTVEKFPHQLAYNVIPQIDVFTDSDYTKEEMKMFNETRKIMHTDACCSATCVRVSSLRSHSESVWIETQRPISVEEARRAIAAAPGCTLKDDPGQGIYPMPLETAGHDDIYVGRIRKDLACDNGLTLWLSGDQIRKGAALNAVQIAEYLISH, from the coding sequence ATGAAAGTTGCAATCGTAGGCGCAAGCGGAGCGGTGGGACAAGAGTTCCTGCGCATCCTGGAAGAAAGAGCATTCCCGATAGACGAGCTTTTGCTCTTTGGGTCGGAACGTAGTGCTGGTAAGAAGTATGCCTTTAAGGGCAAGGAGCATGAGGTGAGACTGCTGCAACACAACGACGACTTCCGCGGAGTAGACTTCGCTTTCGTATCGGCTGGCGGCAGCACATCGAAAGCATTTGCCGAGACCATCACGAAGCACGGAGCTGTGATGATCGACAATTCCAGTGCATTCCGGATGGACGAGGATGTGCCCCTGGTTGTTCCCGAGTGTAATGCCGAGGATGCACTGGTGCGTCCAAAGGGCATTATCGCCAATCCCAACTGCACGACGATTATGATGGTCGTGGTGTTGCAGCCGCTTGAGCGGTTGTCGCATATTCGCCGTATCCGTGTGGCCAGCTATCAGAGTGCGAGCGGTGCCGGAGCTGCCGCCATGGCCGAGCTGGAAGAACAATACCGGCAACTCGTGGCGGGAGAAAAGCCTACGGTGGAGAAGTTTCCCCATCAATTGGCTTATAACGTGATTCCGCAAATCGATGTCTTCACCGACTCGGACTATACGAAGGAGGAAATGAAAATGTTCAACGAGACGCGGAAGATTATGCATACCGACGCTTGCTGCTCGGCTACCTGTGTACGGGTGAGCTCGCTCCGGTCGCACTCGGAGAGCGTCTGGATAGAGACGCAGCGGCCCATCTCCGTGGAAGAGGCACGGCGCGCCATTGCAGCTGCTCCAGGGTGCACGCTGAAAGACGATCCGGGACAGGGTATCTATCCCATGCCCCTCGAGACAGCCGGGCACGACGATATCTACGTGGGCCGCATCCGCAAAGACTTGGCTTGTGACAACGGACTCACCCTCTGGCTCAGCGGAGACCAAATTCGCAAAGGAGCCGCGCTCAATGCCGTGCAGATTGCCGAATACCTCATCTCGCACTAA
- a CDS encoding ABC transporter ATP-binding protein translates to MITTKNITKSFGSVQVLKGIDLHIDKGEIVSIVGPSGAGKTTLLQILGTLDRPDGGEVRVDGVDVADLSTGQLSEFRNRHLGFIFQFHQLLPEFTALENILIPAYIAGTTKSRAQERAQELLRFLDLSHRAQHKPAQLSGGEKQRVAVARALINHPSVILADEPSGSLDSKNKAELHQLFFSLREKFGQTFVIVTHDEELAQLTDRTIHLRDGLVER, encoded by the coding sequence ATGATCACGACAAAAAACATCACGAAGAGTTTCGGTTCGGTGCAGGTACTCAAAGGTATTGACTTACACATCGACAAGGGCGAAATTGTTAGCATCGTGGGTCCCAGCGGAGCCGGGAAGACCACGCTTCTGCAAATCCTCGGTACGCTCGATAGACCCGATGGTGGAGAGGTGAGGGTAGACGGTGTCGACGTGGCGGATCTTTCCACAGGACAGCTCAGCGAATTTCGCAATCGCCATCTCGGTTTCATCTTTCAGTTCCATCAGTTGTTGCCCGAGTTCACCGCCCTCGAAAACATCCTCATTCCGGCCTACATTGCGGGGACGACGAAGAGCCGGGCGCAGGAGCGGGCTCAAGAGTTGCTCCGTTTCCTCGACTTATCGCACCGAGCCCAGCACAAACCTGCTCAACTCTCAGGAGGTGAAAAACAACGAGTGGCCGTGGCGCGGGCGTTGATCAACCATCCGTCGGTGATTCTGGCCGACGAACCTTCGGGCAGTCTTGATTCGAAGAACAAAGCCGAGCTGCACCAGCTCTTCTTCTCTCTGCGTGAGAAGTTCGGGCAGACCTTCGTCATCGTTACACATGATGAAGAGTTGGCTCAACTCACTGACCGCACCATCCATTTGCGCGATGGCTTGGTGGAAAGATGA
- a CDS encoding fimbrillin family protein, with amino-acid sequence MKHSYSILHRCLAAMLAGIACLSIGSCADDNISSQQEQGDLGATVSFDVSTAQENRLSQPQNAPATRAAIAARLSTEGLTLADLAPRRHAVKGLTEACIVETTLEGVTPVLPQPGTRANVKTAIDARFTSSACRSNTQGDTQGKPEWFDNRPTNATGSLVTPLQWAWSQRYARFYSVFPEATTANGIAMTDGTHAGAPQVTFQVKENVKDQVDLMTACSGEVEYTTRHQAPNTSLEFRHALTAVQFAVGQDLSWNKRITKVEIKNAYSKGVYTLPADKNTDGSWDDGSLTERKDFALDLSASPIDVNKAPNTVLMGNTGDNYTFYMIPQSLAGVSIVITLENTSGSTHPNNTITLNFTGGKWKPGTTKLYKLSQTSSNWSYDITVTKRPAAAAYNENKSGTYGITSIRTAPDGTQRSAPWRVKEYSFDGGLTWVTTIPAGHWFKGLDKTEGGTNFTTVGEEQGQATLETGNLKDLLKERNDALKLNPKGTSSAYYDLSMHDIKGNTRAARSTANCYVISHPGFYKLPLVYGNAITNGTSNTASYTGTPTVVKYNNTDVILHNFKDHNGTNIDNPWIEKTNGGANSGIDGAQIVWEDEKDLVQNLAIDHDAAGDGYLQFEVKAEHIKNGNAVVAVKKGNTIVWSWHLWFAPDYVLDPIPVVNRTTPTAYTYKFSTENLGWKYTSWNGSAYQQPRSVKVRVEQLGGPKKQAEFTITQNPGSTKAGSNTLYQWGRKDAFPGGLTGNTEPVLYPSGTHLFNKNAGDNNISIPSFIQNPGSFYVWGSGAHWYPQSYGDPAGYSYYNLWSANNTTKQMPNTGNDLPVVKTVYDPSPVGFHLPANNAFTRFTTTGLRSTKVEEINVQGTKDWNNFSANFGWNFWTDGSNISTVYFPASGMRNSANGSPAGVRFGTVGWSAVPSGVDGGLSLNFGSGYVYPLDDLRRAEGCTVRPVTE; translated from the coding sequence ATGAAACATTCCTATTCCATTCTTCATCGATGCCTTGCCGCCATGCTGGCCGGCATCGCCTGTCTGTCCATCGGCTCTTGTGCCGACGACAATATCAGTAGCCAACAAGAGCAGGGCGATCTCGGTGCCACCGTCTCCTTCGATGTGAGCACCGCGCAGGAAAACCGACTGTCCCAGCCGCAGAATGCCCCCGCCACGCGTGCCGCCATCGCCGCGCGTCTGAGCACAGAGGGCCTCACCTTAGCAGACCTCGCACCGCGCCGCCACGCCGTCAAAGGCCTGACCGAGGCTTGCATCGTAGAGACCACCCTTGAGGGCGTCACCCCCGTGCTGCCCCAACCCGGCACACGCGCCAACGTCAAGACGGCCATCGACGCCCGCTTCACCTCGTCGGCCTGCCGCAGCAACACCCAAGGCGATACCCAAGGCAAGCCCGAATGGTTCGACAATCGACCCACCAACGCCACCGGTAGCCTCGTCACGCCCCTGCAATGGGCCTGGTCGCAACGCTATGCCCGCTTCTATTCCGTTTTTCCTGAGGCCACCACAGCTAATGGCATCGCCATGACCGACGGCACCCATGCCGGCGCACCCCAGGTGACCTTCCAGGTAAAGGAGAACGTCAAAGACCAGGTCGACCTGATGACGGCTTGCTCGGGCGAGGTGGAGTATACCACACGCCACCAGGCCCCCAACACGAGCCTTGAGTTCCGCCATGCCCTCACGGCCGTACAGTTTGCCGTGGGCCAAGACCTCTCGTGGAACAAACGCATCACCAAGGTAGAGATCAAGAACGCCTATAGCAAGGGTGTCTACACCTTGCCTGCCGACAAGAACACGGACGGAAGCTGGGATGACGGCAGCCTGACCGAGAGGAAAGACTTCGCCCTCGACCTCTCGGCCTCGCCCATCGATGTGAACAAAGCCCCCAACACGGTGTTGATGGGTAACACAGGCGACAACTACACCTTTTATATGATACCGCAGAGCCTGGCCGGCGTCTCTATTGTCATCACGTTGGAGAACACCAGCGGCAGCACCCATCCTAACAACACCATCACGCTGAACTTCACCGGAGGAAAATGGAAACCCGGAACGACGAAGCTCTACAAGCTGAGTCAAACCTCGAGCAACTGGAGCTATGACATCACCGTGACGAAGCGACCCGCCGCGGCAGCTTACAACGAAAACAAGAGCGGTACCTACGGCATCACCAGCATCCGCACGGCACCCGACGGCACCCAGCGGTCGGCTCCCTGGCGGGTGAAGGAGTATAGCTTTGATGGCGGCCTGACGTGGGTGACGACGATCCCTGCGGGCCACTGGTTCAAGGGATTAGACAAGACTGAGGGCGGTACTAACTTTACCACCGTGGGCGAGGAACAAGGTCAGGCCACGTTAGAGACAGGCAACCTTAAAGACCTACTCAAAGAGCGCAACGACGCCCTTAAACTTAACCCTAAAGGCACTTCCTCCGCCTATTACGACCTTTCGATGCACGACATCAAGGGCAACACCCGGGCTGCGCGCAGCACGGCCAACTGCTATGTCATCTCTCATCCGGGCTTCTACAAACTGCCCTTGGTGTATGGCAACGCCATTACCAACGGAACGAGCAATACAGCGTCTTACACCGGCACTCCCACTGTAGTGAAATACAACAATACTGATGTTATTTTACACAACTTTAAAGACCACAACGGTACTAATATTGATAACCCATGGATTGAAAAGACGAACGGCGGGGCTAATAGCGGTATCGACGGTGCTCAGATTGTTTGGGAAGACGAGAAAGATTTGGTCCAGAACCTCGCTATCGATCACGATGCCGCAGGTGATGGTTACCTCCAGTTTGAAGTAAAAGCCGAGCATATCAAAAACGGCAATGCCGTGGTGGCGGTCAAGAAAGGCAATACCATTGTCTGGTCTTGGCACCTATGGTTTGCGCCTGACTATGTGCTCGATCCTATTCCCGTGGTCAACCGCACTACGCCCACAGCCTACACTTATAAATTCTCTACTGAAAACCTCGGTTGGAAATATACCTCTTGGAACGGTTCTGCCTATCAGCAGCCGCGGAGCGTGAAGGTGCGCGTAGAGCAGTTGGGCGGGCCTAAGAAGCAGGCAGAGTTCACCATCACGCAGAATCCCGGCAGCACAAAAGCGGGCAGCAACACGCTCTATCAGTGGGGTCGTAAGGATGCCTTCCCCGGCGGACTGACTGGAAACACGGAGCCAGTGCTCTATCCCTCCGGAACTCACTTATTCAACAAGAACGCGGGCGACAATAACATCTCTATCCCAAGTTTTATCCAGAACCCAGGAAGCTTCTACGTTTGGGGAAGCGGTGCGCATTGGTATCCTCAGAGCTATGGTGATCCCGCGGGTTACTCTTATTACAACCTATGGTCTGCCAACAATACCACTAAGCAGATGCCCAATACCGGTAACGATCTTCCTGTGGTCAAAACGGTTTACGACCCCAGCCCTGTGGGCTTCCACCTGCCTGCCAACAACGCCTTTACGCGGTTCACCACCACGGGACTCAGATCCACTAAAGTAGAAGAGATAAATGTGCAGGGCACGAAGGATTGGAACAATTTCAGTGCCAACTTTGGTTGGAACTTCTGGACAGACGGCAGCAATATCTCCACGGTCTACTTCCCCGCTTCGGGCATGCGCAACAGTGCCAATGGTTCGCCCGCCGGCGTGAGGTTCGGCACTGTCGGTTGGTCGGCCGTTCCGAGCGGCGTGGACGGCGGTCTCTCCCTGAACTTCGGCTCGGGCTACGTGTATCCGCTGGACGATCTCCGTCGGGCTGAGGGCTGCACCGTGCGGCCCGTGACGGAATAA
- a CDS encoding GNAT family N-acetyltransferase produces MIQFKDLMTDDRPLIQSYTLWGERQNCDLSFANLISWKYLYNTQFAIVDDYLVFRFHYHRHLAYMMPVAKPQPQGDGTWKVKPCDECSIDVIRQIRDDAIAMGHPFLMMGVCHYMRDLLEQRFPDTFDIKPNRDFADYIYTREKLVNLSGKKLQSKRNHINKFKSLYPNYEYRELTPELIPQCLELEKQWRRVSKDDTDEADLDESLSEELRSMTRAFNRWERIGLVGGSIWIDDRLVAFSFGCPINQTTFDVCVEKADVGYEGAFAIINQEFVKHLPEQYYYINREEDLGDEGLRRAKESYHPDILLEKNVVMEKYPLADFEDQDRIKSETRALWKLVFNDSDAFIDLYFNRVYHPRYNIVCQLDRQVVAALQTLPYTLLYHGSEVHTAYISGVSTHPDYRQQGVADNLMRQAHFSLYYKEVVFAELIPAQEWLYAWYARCGYAPQITCTPPPADIERLSFEDFDQAQRTKSCVLLHTRNNFDIVQEDIRLAGPHYHPATQPIQGMIRVINAHKALCLYAQHHPEAHCVLRVQDDHDIPMNNAYYILKNGRVKKTDEPDVNARRLRIEELPNFLFATEEPEMCLMLN; encoded by the coding sequence ATGATTCAATTTAAAGACTTGATGACCGACGACCGCCCCCTCATTCAAAGCTATACGCTTTGGGGCGAACGGCAAAACTGTGACCTCTCATTTGCCAATCTCATCAGTTGGAAATATCTTTATAACACACAATTCGCCATCGTAGACGACTATCTCGTCTTCCGTTTCCACTATCACCGCCACCTGGCTTACATGATGCCCGTGGCCAAACCACAGCCCCAGGGCGACGGTACGTGGAAGGTGAAACCCTGCGACGAGTGTTCTATCGACGTGATACGCCAGATTCGAGACGACGCTATCGCCATGGGGCATCCCTTCTTGATGATGGGTGTGTGCCATTATATGCGCGATTTGCTGGAACAACGCTTCCCCGACACGTTCGACATCAAGCCTAATCGCGACTTTGCCGACTATATCTACACCCGCGAAAAACTGGTGAACCTCTCGGGAAAGAAGTTGCAAAGCAAGCGGAATCACATCAATAAGTTCAAGAGTCTTTATCCCAATTACGAGTATCGGGAGCTCACACCCGAACTCATCCCACAGTGTTTGGAGTTGGAAAAGCAGTGGCGCAGGGTGTCGAAAGACGATACCGACGAGGCCGACTTAGACGAAAGTCTGTCGGAAGAGCTGCGGTCGATGACGCGGGCTTTCAACCGCTGGGAGCGCATCGGCCTTGTAGGTGGCAGCATTTGGATAGACGATCGGCTCGTGGCTTTCAGCTTCGGCTGTCCCATCAATCAAACCACTTTCGACGTTTGTGTAGAGAAGGCTGACGTGGGCTATGAAGGAGCCTTTGCAATCATCAACCAGGAGTTCGTCAAACACCTGCCCGAACAGTATTATTACATCAATCGCGAAGAGGATTTGGGCGACGAAGGTCTGCGAAGAGCCAAGGAATCCTATCACCCCGACATCCTTCTTGAGAAGAATGTGGTGATGGAAAAATATCCCCTGGCCGACTTCGAGGACCAGGATCGCATCAAAAGCGAGACGCGCGCGCTGTGGAAACTCGTCTTCAACGATTCAGATGCGTTTATCGATCTCTACTTCAACCGTGTTTATCATCCCCGATATAACATTGTCTGTCAGCTCGATCGGCAGGTTGTAGCCGCCCTGCAAACCCTTCCTTACACCCTACTCTACCACGGCTCCGAGGTGCATACAGCCTACATCAGCGGCGTGAGCACCCACCCCGACTACCGCCAACAGGGCGTGGCCGACAATCTGATGCGTCAGGCTCACTTCTCACTCTATTACAAAGAGGTGGTCTTTGCCGAACTCATCCCAGCCCAAGAATGGCTCTATGCCTGGTATGCTCGCTGCGGATATGCCCCCCAAATCACCTGCACTCCGCCGCCGGCAGACATTGAGAGGTTATCGTTCGAGGACTTCGATCAAGCGCAACGCACCAAGTCCTGCGTCCTTTTGCACACCCGCAATAACTTCGACATCGTTCAAGAAGACATCCGACTGGCCGGCCCCCACTATCATCCTGCCACCCAACCCATACAGGGCATGATTCGCGTCATCAACGCTCACAAGGCCCTGTGCCTTTATGCGCAACACCATCCCGAAGCTCACTGCGTGCTACGGGTGCAAGACGACCACGACATCCCGATGAACAACGCTTATTACATCCTCAAAAACGGACGCGTCAAAAAGACCGACGAACCCGATGTCAACGCCCGCCGACTGCGCATCGAAGAGCTCCCCAACTTTCTCTTTGCCACCGAAGAGCCCGAAATGTGCCTTATGCTCAACTGA
- the pta gene encoding phosphate acetyltransferase, with product MDLLQQIIERAKSDKQRIVLPEATEERTLRAADRILADDIADLILIGNPAEIHKLAEARGLSHIDKATIIDPQNNPRSEEYATLLAELRKKKGMTLEQARELVKNNLYLGCMIIKTEGADGQISGALSTTGDTLRPALQIIKCAPGVTCVSGAMLLVTDQKQYGENGVIVMGDVAVTPMPDAAQLAQIAVCTAVTARCVANFDDPRVAMLSFSTKGSASHEVVDKVVEATRLAKAMAPDLRIDGELQADAALVPSVGQKKAPGSAIAGNANVLVVPNLEVGNIGYKLVQRLGNAIAIGPILQGIARPVNDLSRGCSVEDIYYMVAITACQAQDAKKCHHA from the coding sequence ATGGACTTATTACAGCAAATCATAGAGCGTGCCAAGAGCGACAAACAACGCATCGTTCTGCCCGAAGCAACGGAAGAACGCACGCTGAGAGCGGCCGACCGCATATTGGCAGACGACATTGCCGACCTCATTCTCATCGGTAATCCTGCCGAAATTCATAAGTTGGCCGAGGCAAGAGGCCTTTCTCATATCGACAAAGCCACCATCATCGACCCGCAGAATAACCCCAGGAGCGAAGAGTATGCTACTCTCTTGGCCGAGTTGCGTAAAAAGAAAGGTATGACTTTGGAGCAAGCTCGCGAACTGGTGAAGAACAATCTCTATCTCGGTTGCATGATTATTAAGACCGAAGGGGCTGACGGACAAATCTCGGGAGCCCTCAGCACCACTGGCGACACCTTACGGCCAGCCCTGCAAATCATCAAGTGTGCGCCGGGCGTGACTTGCGTCAGCGGAGCCATGTTGCTGGTAACCGATCAGAAACAGTATGGCGAGAACGGCGTGATTGTGATGGGCGACGTGGCCGTTACCCCCATGCCCGATGCCGCACAGCTGGCTCAGATCGCCGTATGTACGGCTGTAACGGCGCGCTGCGTGGCCAATTTCGACGACCCGCGTGTAGCTATGCTCAGCTTTTCTACCAAAGGCAGCGCGAGCCACGAGGTAGTAGACAAGGTGGTGGAGGCCACCAGACTGGCTAAAGCCATGGCCCCCGACTTGCGTATCGACGGCGAGTTGCAGGCCGATGCGGCTTTGGTGCCCTCTGTAGGTCAGAAGAAAGCTCCGGGAAGTGCGATCGCTGGCAATGCCAATGTGCTCGTTGTGCCCAACCTCGAGGTAGGAAACATCGGTTACAAACTGGTGCAACGCTTGGGCAACGCTATCGCCATCGGGCCGATTCTGCAAGGCATCGCCCGCCCTGTGAACGATCTTAGCCGTGGCTGCTCTGTGGAAGACATCTATTATATGGTGGCCATCACAGCCTGTCAGGCACAAGATGCCAAGAAATGTCACCATGCCTAA
- a CDS encoding acetate kinase, protein MKILVLNCGSSSIKYKLYDMNDRSVLAAGGVERIGLDEAFLKVTLPNGEKRVIMHDMPDHKEGVNFVFQTLLDSEIGAIGSLEEIDAVGHRIVQGGDKFNDSCIVTPEVEQGIEDLCDLAPVHNAGHLRGIRAVDALMPTTPQVVVFDNAFHSTMPEHAFLYAVPYEFYEKYHVRRYGFHGTSHRYVSQRVCEYLGRDIKTQRIITCHIGNGASMAAIQFGKCVDTSMGLTPLEGLMMGSRSGDIDPSAVTYLMEKTGKKPQEMADFLNKQSGVLGITGISSDMREIESAAAEGNQRARLALDMYNYRIKKYIGAYAAAMGGVDIIVWTAGVGENQVGTRLEACSNLEFLGIKIDAEANRARGKETIISTPDSKVTVCVIPTDEELVIACDTMKLVEKKK, encoded by the coding sequence ATGAAAATCTTAGTATTAAACTGCGGAAGTTCGTCTATTAAGTACAAGCTCTACGACATGAACGACCGCTCAGTGCTTGCCGCCGGCGGCGTAGAACGTATTGGTCTGGACGAGGCTTTCTTGAAAGTGACGTTGCCCAATGGCGAAAAACGTGTCATCATGCACGACATGCCCGACCACAAAGAGGGTGTGAACTTCGTGTTTCAAACCCTGCTCGATAGTGAGATCGGGGCCATCGGCAGTTTGGAAGAGATCGATGCCGTGGGTCATCGCATCGTGCAAGGTGGCGACAAATTCAACGATAGCTGTATCGTTACGCCCGAGGTGGAACAAGGAATAGAAGACCTTTGCGACCTGGCACCCGTCCACAACGCCGGTCATCTGCGCGGAATACGAGCTGTAGACGCGCTGATGCCCACCACGCCGCAGGTCGTTGTCTTCGATAACGCTTTCCACAGCACGATGCCCGAGCATGCTTTCCTTTACGCCGTGCCCTACGAATTCTACGAGAAATACCACGTGCGTCGCTACGGTTTTCATGGCACCAGTCATCGTTATGTGTCGCAACGCGTGTGCGAATATCTGGGGCGCGACATCAAAACCCAGCGCATCATCACCTGCCACATCGGCAATGGAGCCAGCATGGCAGCCATTCAATTCGGCAAATGTGTAGACACCTCGATGGGACTCACCCCGCTTGAAGGATTGATGATGGGTTCGCGGTCGGGCGATATCGACCCCTCGGCTGTTACCTATTTGATGGAAAAGACGGGAAAGAAACCCCAAGAGATGGCCGACTTCCTCAATAAACAGAGCGGTGTGTTGGGTATCACGGGCATTTCGTCGGACATGCGCGAGATCGAAAGTGCTGCTGCAGAGGGCAATCAGCGTGCCCGACTGGCACTCGACATGTACAACTATCGCATCAAAAAGTACATTGGAGCCTATGCTGCGGCTATGGGTGGCGTAGATATCATCGTCTGGACGGCCGGCGTTGGCGAGAATCAGGTGGGTACACGCTTAGAGGCTTGCAGCAATTTAGAGTTCCTCGGCATTAAGATAGATGCCGAAGCCAACAGGGCTCGCGGCAAAGAGACCATCATTTCTACCCCCGATTCGAAGGTCACCGTCTGCGTTATTCCCACCGATGAAGAACTGGTGATCGCCTGCGACACGATGAAACTCGTTGAGAAGAAAAAGTAG